A region of Selenomonadales bacterium 4137-cl DNA encodes the following proteins:
- the mreD gene encoding rod shape-determining protein MreD — protein MRPLVWGLIIVVTLVIQATLLPLITAGGVRPDLLLLVVVSAGLLLGRDQGVGMGFFAGLLQDLASGNIFGASILSKTAVGYIAGHMERKVFKEKILLPLMAVLIATVINNTVMIVLLVSLGFKVDVPTAVDNTLFVLGYNAVLAIPVHQIIYRVAKSELPDPNG, from the coding sequence ATGAGGCCGCTCGTCTGGGGACTAATCATAGTAGTCACGCTTGTTATCCAGGCCACCCTGCTGCCGCTGATCACCGCGGGCGGCGTGCGCCCCGATTTGCTGCTGCTCGTCGTCGTATCCGCCGGGCTGCTGCTCGGCCGCGATCAAGGGGTGGGGATGGGGTTTTTCGCCGGTCTCCTCCAGGACCTGGCGTCAGGCAACATTTTCGGCGCCAGCATCCTGTCGAAGACGGCTGTCGGCTACATAGCCGGCCACATGGAGCGCAAGGTTTTCAAGGAAAAGATTCTTTTACCGCTGATGGCCGTTTTGATCGCCACCGTTATCAATAACACCGTCATGATCGTTTTGCTGGTTTCCCTCGGGTTCAAGGTGGACGTGCCCACCGCCGTGGACAACACCCTGTTTGTGCTTGGCTACAACGCCGTGCTGGCCATCCCGGTGCACCAGATCATTTACCGGGTGGCCAAGAGTGAGCTTCCCGACCCGAACGGCTAG
- a CDS encoding Fe-S cluster domain-containing protein — protein sequence MEHAIIIVVILTGLGAVFGLILAYANKKLALEVNPLIHVVEDVLPKGQCGACGFAGCMAYAEAVVTRPEVAPNLCIPGKDPVAKMVAELTGKAAEAVEPRIAQVRCAGSNEKATRGFKYAGVSDCVAANLMFGGDKTCKYGCLGLGTCASNCPFDAISMSEAGLPVIDPEKCTGCGKCETVCPKKVIAMMPLTARVRVNCNSRDKGQVARKACSSACIACTLCVRECPYQAVKVENNLAVVDPSVCVANNCTDAKCLAKCPTKAIRPAVLGIVPGAEDQAAVERACPSCIKTNTAAG from the coding sequence ATGGAACACGCGATAATTATTGTTGTGATACTGACCGGTCTGGGAGCGGTGTTCGGGCTCATCCTGGCTTACGCTAACAAGAAACTGGCGCTGGAGGTCAACCCGCTGATCCACGTGGTCGAGGACGTCCTGCCCAAGGGTCAGTGCGGCGCCTGCGGCTTTGCCGGCTGCATGGCTTACGCCGAGGCGGTGGTTACGAGACCGGAAGTGGCGCCTAACCTCTGTATACCGGGGAAAGACCCTGTCGCCAAAATGGTCGCCGAGCTGACCGGCAAGGCGGCGGAGGCGGTCGAACCGCGCATCGCTCAGGTTAGGTGCGCCGGTTCGAACGAAAAGGCGACCCGCGGCTTCAAATACGCGGGGGTCAGCGACTGCGTGGCCGCCAATCTGATGTTCGGCGGCGATAAGACCTGCAAGTACGGCTGCCTGGGTCTCGGCACTTGCGCCAGCAATTGCCCGTTCGACGCCATTTCGATGAGCGAGGCCGGGCTGCCGGTTATCGACCCCGAGAAATGCACCGGCTGCGGTAAATGCGAGACGGTGTGCCCCAAAAAGGTGATCGCCATGATGCCGCTCACCGCCCGTGTGCGGGTCAACTGTAACTCGCGCGACAAGGGCCAAGTGGCCCGCAAGGCCTGCAGTTCGGCCTGTATCGCCTGCACGCTGTGTGTGCGCGAGTGTCCTTACCAGGCTGTAAAGGTGGAGAATAACCTGGCAGTGGTCGATCCCTCCGTGTGTGTGGCCAACAACTGTACCGACGCCAAATGCCTCGCAAAATGCCCGACCAAGGCCATCCGGCCGGCGGTGTTGGGCATCGTGCCGGGCGCCGAGGATCAGGCCGCGGTCGAGCGCGCCTGCCCGTCGTGCATTAAGACGAATACCGCTGCCGGTTAG
- a CDS encoding SGNH/GDSL hydrolase family protein, whose protein sequence is MKRIVLSALLLAIAAVALNLWMPLGVVAKQGATAINAWADSLVRQPDDPPYMSIHYRIRELYFTVDPSPARPVVFLGDSITYGGDWGKLFPDSPVENRGIGGDSTRGLLRRLDQVIDLKPSQIFLMIGTNDLCYNRKIPDIIANYRTILGRFRRELPNTRIYVQSVLPFNDKLFPARALRNNVNIAALNVEIRKLAAEQKMPYIDLTPAFTGPDGRLPAKYTDDGLHLSEAGYYVWRDQIKHLVATPAKKI, encoded by the coding sequence ATGAAGAGAATTGTCCTTTCCGCTTTGCTGCTCGCCATCGCGGCGGTGGCCCTTAACCTCTGGATGCCGCTGGGCGTCGTGGCTAAACAGGGCGCGACGGCGATCAACGCCTGGGCCGACAGCCTTGTCCGCCAGCCCGACGACCCTCCATACATGAGCATCCACTACCGCATCCGCGAACTGTACTTCACTGTCGACCCCTCGCCCGCCCGTCCGGTCGTCTTCCTCGGCGACAGCATCACCTACGGCGGCGACTGGGGCAAACTCTTCCCTGACTCGCCGGTGGAAAATCGCGGCATCGGCGGCGACTCCACCCGCGGACTGCTCAGGCGCCTCGACCAGGTCATCGACCTTAAGCCGTCGCAGATCTTTCTGATGATCGGCACCAACGACCTTTGCTATAACCGCAAAATACCCGATATCATCGCCAACTACCGCACTATTCTCGGCCGCTTCCGCCGCGAGCTGCCCAACACCCGGATTTACGTCCAAAGCGTGCTGCCCTTCAACGACAAACTGTTTCCGGCCCGCGCCTTGCGCAACAACGTCAACATCGCCGCCCTCAACGTCGAAATCCGTAAGCTGGCCGCCGAGCAGAAAATGCCCTACATCGATCTCACCCCGGCCTTCACCGGCCCCGACGGCCGCCTGCCGGCTAAATACACCGACGACGGCCTCCACCTCTCCGAAGCCGGCTACTACGTTTGGCGAGACCAGATAAAACACCTTGTCGCCACGCCGGCGAAAAAGATATAA
- a CDS encoding rod shape-determining protein, whose protein sequence is MNIFGSLSRDMGIDLGTANTLVHVKGKGIVLNEPSVVAIQRDTGEVLAVGEEAKQMIGRTPGNIVAIRPLKDGVIADFDVTQAMLKYFIRKAMSSQSMIRPRVIVGVPSGVTEVEKRAVIDATIQAGAREAYLIEEPMAAAIGAGLPVHEPTGNMVVDIGGGTTEVAVISLGGIVASRSIRIGGDEMDEAIVQYIKRTYNLMIGERTAEEVKIKIGSAVPPAEDESYEIRGRDLVTGLPKTLTIRAHEVQRALSEPVYGILEAVKVTLEKTPPELAADIMDRGIIMTGGGSLLRGLDRLLSKETGMPVNIAEDPLTCVGVGTGKALESIDLLKRVLMMPKKFG, encoded by the coding sequence ATGAATATATTCGGATCACTATCCCGCGACATGGGGATTGACCTCGGCACCGCCAACACCCTTGTGCATGTGAAAGGCAAGGGCATCGTGCTCAACGAGCCGTCGGTCGTGGCGATCCAGCGCGATACCGGCGAGGTTCTGGCCGTCGGGGAAGAGGCCAAGCAGATGATCGGGCGGACGCCCGGCAACATCGTGGCCATCAGGCCGCTCAAAGACGGCGTCATCGCCGACTTCGACGTCACCCAGGCGATGCTCAAATATTTTATCCGCAAGGCGATGTCCTCCCAGTCGATGATCCGGCCGCGGGTCATCGTCGGCGTGCCGTCAGGCGTCACCGAGGTGGAGAAGCGGGCCGTCATCGACGCCACCATCCAGGCCGGGGCCCGCGAGGCCTATCTCATCGAGGAGCCGATGGCGGCGGCCATTGGGGCCGGCCTGCCCGTCCACGAGCCGACCGGCAACATGGTCGTGGATATCGGCGGCGGTACCACCGAGGTGGCCGTAATTTCCCTCGGCGGAATTGTGGCCAGCCGCTCCATCCGTATCGGCGGCGATGAGATGGACGAGGCGATCGTCCAGTATATCAAGCGTACTTACAACCTCATGATCGGCGAGCGGACCGCCGAAGAGGTGAAGATAAAAATCGGCTCGGCCGTGCCCCCCGCCGAGGACGAGTCGTACGAGATCCGCGGCCGTGACCTCGTCACCGGGCTGCCGAAGACCCTGACCATCAGGGCCCACGAGGTGCAGCGCGCCCTGAGCGAGCCGGTCTACGGCATCCTCGAGGCGGTGAAGGTGACGCTGGAAAAGACACCGCCCGAGCTTGCGGCCGACATCATGGACCGCGGCATCATCATGACCGGCGGCGGCTCGCTGCTCCGCGGCCTCGACCGGCTGCTCAGCAAGGAAACGGGCATGCCCGTCAACATCGCCGAGGACCCGCTGACCTGCGTGGGCGTCGGGACCGGCAAGGCGCTGGAGAGTATCGATCTTTTGAAACGCGTGCTGATGATGCCGAAGAAGTTCGGCTGA
- a CDS encoding Gx transporter family protein, translating into MTDTRRLVTLGLFVAIAGVLHAVEAWLPLPVPVPGVKLGLANIVSLAVIDLYGWREALVVAAARVVLGSLLGGAFLGPSFALGISGAAASTLAMAYAHSRWRPSLSLVGVSVLGAAVHNIAQITAAALLVASAAVFWYLPYLLLFALPTGLATGFTAAYFLAKLSRAGG; encoded by the coding sequence ATGACTGATACGCGTCGCCTCGTAACGCTTGGGCTTTTCGTCGCGATCGCCGGGGTGCTGCACGCCGTCGAGGCGTGGCTGCCACTGCCGGTGCCTGTTCCCGGAGTTAAGCTCGGCCTCGCGAATATCGTTTCGCTGGCCGTCATCGACCTTTACGGCTGGCGGGAAGCGCTTGTCGTGGCCGCGGCGCGGGTCGTCCTCGGCTCGCTGCTGGGCGGCGCTTTTCTCGGGCCGTCCTTTGCTCTTGGCATCAGCGGCGCGGCGGCCAGCACCCTGGCGATGGCCTACGCTCATTCGCGCTGGCGGCCTTCGTTGTCGCTGGTCGGCGTGAGTGTCCTGGGCGCCGCCGTCCACAACATCGCCCAGATAACCGCCGCTGCTCTGCTGGTGGCGAGCGCCGCCGTCTTCTGGTACCTGCCCTACCTCCTGCTGTTCGCGCTGCCGACCGGCCTGGCCACAGGCTTCACCGCCGCCTATTTTCTGGCGAAGCTGTCCCGCGCCGGCGGCTAG
- a CDS encoding DUF4321 domain-containing protein, which produces MRNVPGKSLGLVALFLALGAIIGGIIGEIIAGFPLGGVTPFLVKTYPVFDLAPATVNLYVVKFVVGLSFHPNLISLLGMVGAYFLVRRFS; this is translated from the coding sequence ATGAGAAACGTACCCGGGAAAAGCCTTGGGTTGGTTGCTCTTTTTCTCGCTCTTGGCGCGATTATCGGCGGCATTATCGGCGAGATTATCGCCGGTTTTCCTCTCGGCGGCGTTACCCCGTTCCTGGTGAAGACCTATCCTGTTTTCGACCTGGCCCCTGCGACGGTCAATCTGTATGTCGTCAAATTCGTCGTCGGCCTGTCCTTCCATCCCAACCTCATCAGCCTGTTGGGGATGGTTGGGGCGTATTTCCTGGTCCGGCGGTTTAGCTAA
- a CDS encoding Maf family protein: MAIILASASPRREELLRQVGCAFTVITSGVEEDNDRGLPPVELAVAHALAKARDVAAKAGPGETVVGADTIVVLDGRVYGKPRDIADARRMLDELAGREHQVITGVAVVKGDKAWTDFAVTAVRFRDYGPETIERYLSGGEPLGKAGAYAIQGAGALLVEGITGCYANVVGLPLVMLDKLLSRAVGVGLL, encoded by the coding sequence ATGGCGATTATCCTCGCATCCGCCTCGCCGCGGCGGGAAGAACTCCTGCGGCAGGTAGGCTGCGCGTTCACCGTTATCACCAGCGGAGTCGAAGAGGACAACGACCGGGGACTGCCCCCGGTCGAACTGGCTGTCGCTCATGCCCTCGCCAAAGCCCGCGACGTGGCGGCCAAGGCGGGGCCGGGCGAGACCGTAGTCGGCGCCGATACGATCGTCGTTCTTGACGGCCGGGTGTACGGCAAGCCCCGCGACATTGCCGATGCCCGCCGCATGCTGGATGAGCTGGCCGGCAGGGAGCATCAGGTTATAACCGGCGTGGCGGTGGTGAAGGGCGATAAGGCCTGGACCGATTTTGCCGTCACCGCCGTTCGCTTTCGCGATTACGGCCCTGAGACGATCGAGCGCTATCTGTCCGGCGGCGAACCGCTCGGCAAGGCCGGGGCCTATGCCATCCAGGGCGCGGGCGCGCTGCTCGTCGAAGGCATCACCGGCTGCTACGCCAACGTGGTGGGGCTGCCGCTGGTGATGCTCGACAAGCTGCTCAGCCGCGCGGTGGGAGTTGGGTTGTTATGA
- a CDS encoding NusG domain II-containing protein, which yields MRLTRADKWLIGILLAAAAGGIGLNLALLSTTGAQEARVYREGKLVRSIRLRAGYHEELRLGGAERYNLVVADNGRVKIAAADCPDQLCVRTGWVSVAPQQIVCLPNRVVVKIVSTEPPDVDDITK from the coding sequence ATGAGGCTGACCAGGGCTGACAAATGGCTTATCGGCATACTGCTGGCCGCCGCCGCGGGCGGTATCGGCCTCAACCTGGCATTGCTTTCGACGACCGGCGCGCAGGAAGCCCGGGTTTACCGGGAAGGGAAACTGGTCCGGTCGATCAGGCTGCGGGCAGGGTATCACGAGGAGCTAAGGCTGGGCGGCGCGGAACGTTATAATCTCGTCGTGGCCGACAACGGCCGGGTGAAGATCGCCGCGGCCGACTGCCCCGATCAGCTCTGCGTGCGCACCGGCTGGGTGAGTGTAGCCCCGCAGCAGATCGTCTGCCTGCCGAATCGGGTGGTTGTCAAGATTGTCTCGACTGAGCCGCCCGATGTCGACGATATCACGAAGTGA
- the mrdA gene encoding penicillin-binding protein 2, producing the protein MLAKRFAHRLDVLGLIVILVFVALVTRLGYLQVVQGSYYGRLADGNRIKLIPIMAPRGTFYDRNGVPLVSNRPGFTVTLVPLSGPIPDDVVNKLAGILGMDPAEIKAKVDKHKDSFDPIRIKSDIGPDIVTRIEERRREMPGVVIEIQPVRNYINNELGAHIFGYVSEISEAELKKLKPDGYKTGDIIGKFGLEKVYDKEIRGTAGGGQVEVDVNGRAVQVLGKKEAIPGNNLVTTIDYRIQKAAEKAIDEHLIYLQTKLGNPNAKAAAAVVMNPRTGEILAMVSRPAFNPNLFNGGISSKEWKKINENPFHPMDNRAISGEYSPGSTFKIVTGAAALELGKVTPEEKIFDSGTHWIIPKGNAMGEALGWIDFKEALTKSDNVYFYEMGNRLGIDNLEKYARMFGLGAFTGINLPGESDGLVANRRYKEKVYGEDWYLSETFDAAIGQGFQLATPLQMAVVMSEIANGGHRYRPYLVSKIAAPGGKVVKQFDPEETGRIQLSDSTLKLIRDALHDVSREGGTAGYVFTDFPISMASKTGTAENSHGDDHGWFVAYAPFEDPRVVVAVIVEQGGFGSDAAAPIARKIFEAAFNLNQKPDESGRIYKPKTAL; encoded by the coding sequence TTGCTGGCCAAACGCTTTGCCCACCGGCTCGATGTTCTCGGGCTGATTGTCATCCTCGTCTTCGTCGCGCTGGTTACCCGGCTGGGCTATCTGCAGGTGGTGCAAGGCAGCTATTACGGTCGGCTGGCCGACGGCAACCGAATAAAGCTTATCCCGATAATGGCTCCCCGCGGCACGTTTTACGACCGGAACGGGGTGCCGCTTGTTTCTAACCGCCCGGGATTCACCGTGACCCTCGTGCCGTTGTCCGGCCCTATTCCTGACGATGTCGTCAACAAGCTGGCCGGCATCCTCGGCATGGATCCGGCCGAGATCAAGGCCAAGGTCGATAAGCATAAGGATTCCTTCGATCCCATCCGCATCAAATCAGACATCGGACCCGACATCGTTACCCGCATCGAGGAGCGCCGCCGGGAGATGCCCGGCGTTGTTATCGAGATCCAGCCGGTCCGCAATTATATCAACAACGAGTTGGGCGCGCATATTTTCGGCTACGTGAGCGAGATAAGCGAGGCCGAACTTAAAAAGCTCAAGCCAGACGGCTATAAGACGGGCGACATTATCGGCAAGTTCGGCTTGGAGAAGGTTTACGACAAAGAGATCCGCGGTACCGCCGGCGGCGGCCAGGTTGAGGTCGACGTCAACGGCCGGGCCGTTCAGGTGCTGGGTAAGAAAGAGGCTATTCCCGGCAACAACCTGGTGACGACCATCGACTACCGTATCCAGAAGGCGGCCGAAAAGGCGATCGACGAACATCTTATTTATTTGCAGACCAAGCTGGGCAACCCGAACGCCAAGGCTGCGGCGGCGGTCGTCATGAATCCCAGGACGGGCGAGATACTGGCGATGGTCAGCCGGCCGGCCTTCAACCCCAACCTCTTCAACGGCGGCATCTCGTCCAAGGAATGGAAAAAAATCAACGAAAACCCCTTCCATCCGATGGACAACAGGGCCATTTCCGGCGAATACTCCCCCGGTTCGACCTTCAAGATTGTCACCGGCGCGGCCGCCCTGGAACTCGGCAAGGTGACGCCCGAGGAAAAGATCTTCGATTCCGGCACCCACTGGATCATCCCCAAGGGCAACGCTATGGGCGAGGCTCTGGGCTGGATAGACTTCAAGGAAGCGTTGACCAAGTCGGACAACGTATATTTCTATGAGATGGGCAACCGCCTGGGCATCGACAATCTTGAGAAATACGCCCGCATGTTCGGCCTCGGCGCCTTCACCGGCATCAACCTGCCGGGCGAGTCCGACGGCCTGGTCGCCAACCGCCGTTATAAAGAGAAGGTCTACGGCGAGGACTGGTACTTATCGGAAACGTTCGACGCCGCCATCGGCCAGGGTTTTCAGCTCGCGACGCCGCTGCAGATGGCTGTGGTGATGAGCGAGATAGCCAACGGCGGCCACCGCTACCGCCCCTATCTCGTAAGCAAGATCGCCGCCCCCGGCGGCAAGGTCGTCAAGCAGTTCGACCCGGAGGAGACAGGTAGAATCCAGCTTTCCGACAGCACCCTGAAATTGATCCGCGACGCTTTGCACGACGTAAGCCGTGAAGGCGGCACCGCCGGCTATGTTTTTACCGACTTCCCCATATCGATGGCCAGCAAGACGGGTACGGCCGAAAACTCCCACGGGGACGACCACGGCTGGTTCGTGGCCTACGCGCCGTTCGAGGACCCGCGCGTCGTCGTGGCCGTCATCGTCGAGCAGGGCGGCTTCGGCTCGGACGCCGCGGCGCCGATCGCCAGGAAAATCTTCGAGGCGGCGTTCAACCTGAACCAGAAGCCGGACGAGAGCGGGCGGATATATAAGCCGAAAACCGCATTGTAA
- the radC gene encoding DNA repair protein RadC yields the protein MNVKETARPLTVKELPAAERPRELLLAKGPAALSNAGLLAILLRTGTTKESVLRLAEQLLAKHGGLSGLGGLSPQEMSRLKGIGPAKAVTVVAAVELGKRMAALAAGERPVVRSPQDAAELMLPRLRYEKKELFIALLLSTKNHVLASPTLAVGTLSASVVDPRELFRAAINHNAASVILVHNHPSGDPTPSADDIALTRKMTEAGRLLDISVLDHLIIGDGKYVSLKEKGIL from the coding sequence ATGAACGTCAAGGAGACCGCCAGACCGTTGACGGTCAAGGAGCTGCCGGCGGCCGAGCGGCCCCGCGAGCTGCTCCTGGCCAAGGGGCCGGCGGCGCTGTCGAATGCCGGGCTGCTGGCGATTCTGCTTCGCACCGGGACGACGAAGGAGTCGGTGCTCCGCCTGGCCGAGCAACTGCTGGCGAAGCACGGCGGCCTGAGCGGTCTGGGCGGCCTTTCTCCCCAGGAGATGAGCCGTCTTAAAGGTATCGGGCCGGCCAAGGCGGTGACGGTGGTCGCGGCGGTCGAGCTGGGCAAGCGGATGGCGGCTTTGGCCGCCGGCGAGCGGCCGGTGGTCCGGTCGCCCCAGGATGCCGCCGAACTGATGCTGCCCAGGCTGCGGTACGAGAAAAAGGAACTGTTCATCGCCCTTCTGCTATCGACAAAAAACCACGTTCTGGCGTCTCCGACCCTGGCGGTCGGCACGCTCAGCGCCTCGGTGGTCGACCCGCGGGAGCTTTTCCGCGCGGCGATCAATCATAACGCCGCCTCCGTAATCCTCGTCCATAACCACCCCAGCGGCGATCCCACCCCCAGCGCGGACGACATCGCCCTGACCCGTAAAATGACCGAAGCCGGCCGCCTGCTTGACATTTCCGTTCTTGACCATTTGATTATCGGTGATGGCAAGTATGTAAGCCTAAAAGAAAAGGGAATACTATAA
- a CDS encoding ABC transporter permease, producing MGALRVLNRHLRVFSRTWQHSAMFNVIEPLLYLAAFGFGMGSLVQDIGGMSYLEFLAPGMVTLSAMYAATFECSYGTFVRLHYQKTFLAMLAGPVTARDVILGEMLYGTLKSAVFGTVILAVVATLGLIRSPQALAIPLVLAVQGMVFAALAMWYTAFISNIDYLNYYITLAILPFFLFGGLFFPVGSLPAWVQTVNYINPLYHSVEACRALALGQAAAGLWVHVGLLALIGALVLPAPLRLMEKRLIH from the coding sequence ATGGGTGCGCTTAGAGTCCTGAACCGCCACCTGCGGGTCTTCAGCCGCACCTGGCAGCACAGCGCGATGTTCAACGTCATCGAACCGCTTCTTTACCTTGCGGCGTTCGGCTTCGGCATGGGCTCCCTCGTACAGGACATCGGCGGCATGAGCTACCTCGAGTTCCTCGCTCCCGGCATGGTGACCCTGTCGGCCATGTACGCCGCCACCTTCGAATGCTCCTACGGCACCTTCGTCCGCCTCCACTACCAGAAAACCTTCCTGGCGATGCTCGCCGGCCCGGTCACCGCCCGCGACGTGATTCTCGGCGAAATGCTGTACGGCACCCTGAAAAGCGCCGTATTCGGCACCGTAATCCTCGCCGTCGTCGCCACCCTCGGCCTCATCCGCTCTCCGCAGGCCCTGGCTATTCCTCTCGTTCTCGCCGTCCAGGGCATGGTCTTCGCCGCCCTCGCCATGTGGTACACCGCCTTCATCAGCAACATCGACTATCTCAACTACTACATCACCCTGGCCATCTTGCCATTCTTCCTCTTCGGCGGCCTGTTCTTTCCGGTCGGCTCCCTGCCCGCCTGGGTACAAACTGTCAACTACATAAACCCCCTTTACCACAGCGTCGAGGCCTGCCGGGCCCTCGCCCTCGGCCAGGCCGCCGCCGGCCTGTGGGTCCACGTCGGCCTCCTCGCCCTCATCGGCGCCCTCGTTCTACCGGCGCCGCTCAGGCTGATGGAAAAACGCCTGATCCACTAG
- the mreC gene encoding rod shape-determining protein MreC yields the protein MRFLNKKAVILAVAVLTVFLLALSAARGKYNFYWSERIVTVVLAPVEYVVSKVGYSVRHAGASAGDLFSVYRDNRALREEVENLRQELVANTEIAAENARLKVLLDYRKAAPQFDTVVAAVVARDPAAWTNVIIINRGTAQGVAKDMAVVTPQGLVGSVVQAYNNSAKVQLILDPRSAVGALVQRPESRVAAIVEGNPAKPLAPKMINLARDADIIKGDKVITSGFGGIYPKGILVGEVTDVVNEEGGLLKYAVLKPAADFDRLEEVAVIVRSREPVTAAPGSVPVRPAPKGAGQ from the coding sequence GTGCGTTTTTTGAACAAGAAGGCGGTCATTCTTGCGGTTGCTGTGCTAACCGTCTTTTTGCTTGCGCTTTCCGCGGCCCGCGGCAAATATAACTTTTACTGGAGCGAACGCATCGTCACCGTTGTCCTGGCGCCGGTGGAGTACGTCGTTTCCAAGGTCGGCTATTCCGTTCGCCACGCCGGCGCGTCCGCCGGCGATCTTTTCAGCGTCTATCGCGATAACCGGGCGCTTCGGGAAGAGGTCGAGAATCTTCGCCAGGAACTCGTCGCCAATACCGAGATCGCGGCCGAGAACGCCCGCCTCAAGGTGCTGCTCGATTACCGCAAGGCCGCGCCCCAGTTCGATACCGTCGTCGCCGCCGTCGTCGCCCGCGACCCGGCGGCCTGGACCAATGTCATCATCATCAATCGCGGCACCGCCCAGGGCGTGGCCAAGGATATGGCGGTCGTCACCCCCCAGGGGCTGGTGGGCAGCGTAGTACAGGCCTACAACAACTCCGCCAAGGTGCAGCTCATCCTCGATCCCCGCAGCGCTGTGGGCGCCCTCGTACAGCGGCCCGAATCGCGGGTGGCGGCGATTGTCGAGGGCAACCCCGCCAAGCCGCTCGCGCCGAAGATGATCAACCTCGCCCGCGACGCCGACATTATCAAGGGCGACAAGGTTATCACCTCCGGGTTCGGCGGCATCTACCCCAAGGGCATTCTCGTCGGCGAGGTCACCGATGTCGTCAATGAGGAGGGCGGGCTGCTAAAATATGCTGTCTTGAAGCCGGCGGCCGATTTTGATAGACTAGAGGAGGTAGCGGTAATCGTCCGCTCCCGCGAGCCGGTCACGGCAGCGCCCGGCTCCGTTCCGGTCCGACCGGCGCCGAAGGGGGCGGGCCAATGA
- a CDS encoding ABC transporter ATP-binding protein → MANVVTAENLGKTYGELRALKGVSFAIREGECCGFLGHNGAGKSTTMRMIYGLSTVDEGRLTVFGRPVRLTPPDIKSLIGVVPQEDNLDPDLSVVENLMVYGGLFGLRRREAADRARELLAFMGLEDKTNARVEELSGGLKRRLVIARALINRPRLVVLDEPTTGLDPQARHLVWQKLRTLKTEGVTLILTTHYMEEATQLCDRLLVMHEGTILAEGSPRQLIERHTLPWAIEVLVPLEQVPAGLADKVAAAGGEVLQVVDGLFLYAADGEELWGRLGGWGLPPHACLLRPANLEDVFLKLTGKGEDD, encoded by the coding sequence ATGGCCAACGTCGTCACCGCCGAAAACCTCGGCAAAACCTACGGCGAACTCAGGGCGCTCAAAGGCGTCTCTTTCGCCATCCGCGAAGGCGAATGCTGCGGCTTCCTCGGCCACAACGGCGCCGGCAAATCGACCACCATGAGGATGATCTACGGCCTGTCCACCGTCGACGAAGGCCGACTCACCGTCTTCGGCCGCCCAGTCCGCCTAACGCCGCCCGACATCAAAAGCCTTATCGGCGTAGTCCCCCAGGAGGACAATCTCGACCCCGACCTGAGCGTCGTCGAAAATCTCATGGTCTACGGCGGCCTGTTCGGCCTGCGTCGCCGCGAGGCCGCGGATAGAGCCCGCGAACTGCTGGCCTTCATGGGCCTTGAAGATAAGACGAACGCCCGGGTGGAGGAGCTGTCCGGCGGCCTCAAAAGGCGCCTGGTCATCGCCCGCGCCCTTATAAACCGCCCCCGCCTGGTGGTCCTCGACGAGCCGACCACCGGCCTTGACCCCCAGGCCCGCCATCTGGTCTGGCAAAAGCTCCGTACCCTCAAAACCGAAGGCGTGACCCTCATCCTCACCACCCACTACATGGAGGAGGCAACCCAACTGTGCGACCGTCTCCTCGTCATGCACGAAGGAACCATCCTCGCCGAAGGCAGCCCGCGCCAGCTCATCGAGCGCCACACCCTGCCCTGGGCAATCGAAGTGCTCGTGCCCCTGGAGCAGGTGCCGGCGGGGCTGGCCGATAAAGTAGCCGCCGCCGGCGGGGAAGTTCTCCAGGTCGTCGACGGCCTCTTCCTCTACGCCGCCGACGGCGAAGAACTGTGGGGCCGCCTCGGCGGTTGGGGCCTGCCGCCCCACGCCTGTTTGCTGCGCCCGGCGAACCTCGAGGACGTGTTCCTCAAACTCACCGGCAAAGGAGAAGACGACTGA